The Lactuca sativa cultivar Salinas chromosome 2, Lsat_Salinas_v11, whole genome shotgun sequence genome includes a window with the following:
- the LOC111912269 gene encoding UDP-glycosyltransferase 76G1 has translation MENQVGRSSCRRQRVVLFPLPFQGHINPMLQLANILYFNGFSITIIHTNFNSQYTSNYPQFTFRAVLDNDSKDNNLAKLSSKGIGDLLSGIMVLNQCSEESLRQELDQMLIASKQQQEPIVCLITDALWYFTQSVADSLKLPRMVLRTSSLFCVNVYASIPVLEDQGYFNQANSVFDEENIDLGLKNIISPNNERDFKKPEGTELVFDLEERVPEIPVLKVKDISNMRIKGQTDPTAKLLAKMLKQTKASSGIIWNSFKELEEPEFQKICKDFPVPSFLIGPFHKYFPASLSSLLEPERSFMSWLDHQAPKSVLYISFGSAAQLEKQDFMEVVHGLAISKQPFLWVMRPAFVKGSEWIDLLPNWFLDLVGERGHIVKWAPQQEVLAHQATGAFWTHNGWNSTLESICEGVPMICSPFWGDQPLDARYVSDVLKVGVYLENGWGKEEIASAIRRVMVEEEREEFRERARCLKEKVNVSLMKGGCSYESLQSLLGYISLL, from the exons atggagaaccaAGTCGGGAGAAGTAGCTGCCGGCGGCAAAGGGTGGTCCTTTTCCCGCTACCATTTCAAGGCCATATAAACCCAATGCTTCAACTGGCGAATATACTCTACTTCAATGGCTTCTCGATCACTATCATTCACACTAACTTCAACTCCCAATACACATCAAATTACCCTCAATTTACCTTTCGAGCTGTTCTTGATAACGACTCGAAAGACAATAATCTTGCCAAGTTATCTTCTAAAGGAATCGGTGATCTTCTTTCCGGCATCATGGTGTTGAATCAGTGTAGTGAAGAAAGCTTGCGCCAAGAGTTGGATCAGATGTTAATCGCTTCAAAACAACAACAGGAGCCTATTGTGTGTTTAATCACAGACGCTCTTTGGTACTTCACTCAATCGGTGGCAGATAGTCTAAAGCTTCCGAGGATGGTTTTGAGGACAAGCAGCTTGTTTTGTGTTAATGTTTACGCCTCCATCCCTGTTCTTGAAGACCAGGGTTATTTTAACCAAGCAAACAGTG TTTTTGATGAAGAGAACATAGATTTAGGTCTGAAGAATATTATATCGCCAAACAACGAAAGAGACTTTAAGAAACCTGAAGGCACCGAGTTAGTTTTTG ATTTGGAAGAACGGGTGCCTGAGATTCCAGTTCTTAAAGTGAAAGACATCTCAAACATGAGAATCAAAGGCCAGACAGATCCCACAGCGAAATTACTAGCTAAAATGTTGAAACAAACAAAGGCATCTtcaggaatcatttggaactcttTTAAAGAGCTTGAAGAACCCGAATTCCAAAAGATCTGTAAAGACTTTCCTGTTCCATCTTTCTTGATAGGCCCATTTCACAAATACTTTCCTGCCTCATTGAGCAGTTTACTGGAACCAGAGAGAAGCTTTATGTCATGGTTAGACCATCAAGCACCTAAATCCGTACTATACATAAGTTTTGGTAGTGCTGCTCAACTAGAAAAGCAAGATTTCATGGAAGTAGTTCATGGTTTGGCTATTAGCAAGCAGCCATTTTTGTGGGTGATGCGACCTGCATTTGTGAAAGGTTCAGAGTGGATCGATCTGTTACCAAATTGGTTCCTGGATCTGGTGGGTGAAAGGGGGCATATTGTGAAATGGGCTCCTCAACAAGAAGTACTAGCTCATCAAGCAACTGGAGCATTTTGGACTCATAATGGATGGAATTCGACATTGGAAAGCATTTGTGAAGGTGTTCCTATGATTTGTTCTCCGTTTTGGGGTGATCAGCCACTAGATGCAAGATATGTGAGCGATGTTCTCAAGGTTGGGGTTTACCTGGAAAACGGGTGGGGGAAAGAAGAGATAGCAAGTGCGATAAGAAGAGTAATGGTGGAGGAAGAAAGGGAAGAGTTTAGAGAGAGGGCAAGGTGTTTGAAAGAAAAAGTAAATGTTAGCCTAATGAAAGGGGGCTGTTCATATGAATCTTTACAGTCTTTGCTTGGTTATATATCTTTGTTATAG
- the LOC128132471 gene encoding uncharacterized protein LOC128132471, which yields MTGHEYTLELLHRNRLQCVEVLRMSRESFVRLCAHFRANYSLKDNKHVSVEEKMAMFLMMIGHNQRYVIIKRRFQHSKQTIHKFFYEVLEKMMLFAQDVIVSTSFNPNPNIPGHNRRLRRVFKGAVGALDDTLIHVVVPAKKQDLYRSRGKGDCYQNVLAICDFNMIFTFVVTGWEGVAHDSRILSEAVADPQASFPFPPPDKYYLCDAAYAHTRGFMAPYRNVRYWLGDFRQRHALTNKEKFNHGHAKLRNVIERAFGVLKARFPILKRMAPFPFVTQRNIAMDEPNVPFRNNNVAIDDDEDEIPTHGIAADREYMTQLRDEIADQLMHNIH from the exons ATGACGGGACACGAATACACATTGGAGTTATTACACCGTAATCGTTTACAATGTGTTGAAGTATTACGCATGTCCCGTGAATCTTTTGTACGACTATGTGCTCATTTTAGAGCAAATTACTCATTAAAGGACAACAAACATGTATCAGTTGAGGAAAAGATGGCTATGTTTTTGATGATGATCGGACATAATCAACGTTACGTGATTATCAAGCGGAGATTTCAACACTCGAAGCAAACaattcataaatttttttatgaagtGTTGGAAAAAATGATGCTTTTCGCACAAGATGTTATAGTATCAACATCTTTTAATCCGAATCCAAACATTCCAGGACATAATAGGAGGCTACGAAGGGTTTTCAAAGGAGCAGTTGGTGCACTTGATGACACTTTGATACATGTTGTTGTCCCTGCTAAGAAACAAGACTTATATAGAAGTAGGGGAAAGGGAGATTGCTACCAAAACGTATTGGCAATATGTGACTtcaatatgatttttacatttgttgtgaccgGGTGGGAAGGGGTAGCGCATGACTCTAGAATATTATCAGAAGCAGTAGCCGATCCACAAGCATCATTCCCGTTTCCACCACCag acaaatattatctttgtgatgccgCGTATGCACACACTCGAGGATTTATGGCCCCTTATCGTAATGTGAGGTATTGGCTTGGAGATTTTCGTCAAAGACATGCATTGAccaataaagaaaaatttaaccATGGACATGCAAAACTTCGAAATGTCATTGAGCGtgcttttggtgttttgaaagcaCGCTTCCCTATATTGAAGAGGATGGCACCATTCCCGTTTGTGACACAAAGAAACATTGCCATG GATGAACCCAATGTCCCGTTTCGAAATAACAATGTGGccattgatgatgatgaagacgagATTCCAACACATGGTATTGCAGCAGACCGTGAATATATGACTCAGTTACGTGATGAAATTGCTGATCAGTTGATGCACAATATACATTGa